Proteins encoded in a region of the Candidatus Moanabacter tarae genome:
- the hemF gene encoding Oxygen-dependent coproporphyrinogen-III oxidase yields MDRVRTYLQELQESIVTSISDMDSSITPRRDNWTRKEGGGGLSIIVEEGSVFEKGGVNFSDVTGRRLPPSATAKRPELLGAGFGAVGVSVVLHPLNPYVPTTHMNVRFISATRSGAPPVWWFGGGFDLTPFYGFEEDVIHWHRMAKAACDPFGGDLYQRLKGRCDQYFYLKHRSESRGVGGLFFDDFNELGFEKSFSFLRQIGDSFIPAYKPIVEKRKNHPYSSREREFQLYRRGRYVEFNLIYDRGTLFGLQSDGRTESILMSLPPTVKWRYDWKPDPGSAEEKLYTKFLKPRRWVE; encoded by the coding sequence ATGGATAGAGTTCGGACCTACCTCCAGGAGCTCCAAGAATCTATTGTCACATCAATTTCTGATATGGACAGCTCAATCACTCCAAGACGGGACAATTGGACTCGAAAAGAAGGCGGCGGCGGCCTATCCATAATCGTGGAAGAAGGATCCGTTTTTGAAAAAGGAGGGGTGAATTTTTCCGACGTTACTGGACGAAGGCTTCCGCCTTCGGCAACAGCCAAGCGCCCGGAGCTTTTGGGAGCTGGCTTTGGAGCGGTTGGAGTTTCGGTTGTCTTGCACCCGCTCAATCCCTATGTGCCGACAACTCATATGAATGTACGATTCATAAGTGCCACAAGATCAGGAGCACCACCAGTCTGGTGGTTTGGAGGAGGTTTTGATCTCACTCCATTCTATGGTTTTGAAGAAGACGTCATCCACTGGCATAGAATGGCAAAGGCGGCCTGTGACCCTTTTGGTGGAGATCTTTACCAACGTTTGAAGGGACGTTGTGACCAATATTTCTACTTGAAACATCGTAGCGAATCTCGTGGTGTCGGTGGTCTCTTTTTTGATGACTTTAATGAGTTGGGCTTCGAAAAATCCTTTTCTTTTTTACGTCAAATCGGGGACTCGTTTATCCCTGCCTATAAACCAATTGTTGAGAAGAGAAAAAATCACCCTTATTCCAGTCGGGAACGTGAGTTTCAGCTCTATCGCCGTGGGCGCTACGTGGAATTCAATTTGATCTATGATCGAGGAACCCTTTTCGGTCTCCAATCGGATGGCCGTACTGAATCCATTCTAATGTCGCTTCCCCCAACTGTAAAGTGGCGCTACGATTGGAAGCCCGACCCGGGATCAGCCGAGGAAAAACTCTATACTAAATTCCTCAAGCCTCGTCGATGGGTAGAATAA